A region from the Cryptosporangium arvum DSM 44712 genome encodes:
- a CDS encoding SpoIID/LytB domain-containing protein, translated as MARNTTARRWALALPATVVAAVAGGIALAPAAALPVAASAATDAVIAPAPNAPAANAAAPTAAGDTAAANAPAAVQTAAAVQTAAAVAAGTTVKGAATPAKVSVRTVALGSTSRPAGSTSVSTAQPAGVPLAFAAAAAAEPGSTPRVLRTIASGTPFSAVGVTWQRDPSLGRVSVAVRTRTEASAPWSAWTTAANGENDDRNGTNAIPLDVREGPGLIWTGDAVSAEVVVTTVAGRQPVDVKVDLIDPGADVPAAGVPADVVTDGDEVAQSDPLVPAATAQPTPTSYGNGVVKIYSRAAWGANATYMKWTPAYAPKVNAIVVHHTATANNYTVEQVPAIIRSIYYYMAVTEKYGDVGYNVLIDRFGRVWEGRYGGLTRAVVGAHAGGFNSGTSGIGIIGDHTKVAVSAAAKEAVARYSAFKLGTAKVSPIGTTKLTGGPSTKFKTKTTLNLPTIYPHQSTSATTCPGKYGLDVMSWVRTRSKALVAAYKLGSATPAPVVNKPTTNPTTKPTTKPTPAKPTPAKPTTPAKPTTPATPAKPVSPTANPTPAATTATTNGATVSEAGVTVYGAGFGHGRGLSQYGAKGAANQGLDAAKIVDFYYPGTVVATKGNPALRVRLSAIDAGSFTFAPVAGLVATGADKRSVALATQAWNVARSGTGYVVSAGSASFTLVAPVTFSGPKTLKLTYGKAKGDCRGGTTLTFDGTLTALVSDNASRFVATMPMDTYLRGVVASEMPSSWPAAALQAQTLAARTYATAKITASRYYDVIDTQANQCWDGALSETAATNAAIAATAGKVLTVGGKVISAEFSSDSGGYTASGGVSYLPAKADPYTLAAGSSATNWTKVVTPAQLATAAGLTKVTAVAVTKRTGLGLWGGRAETVTLTGTLSTGKATTVSLTGDAFRIKLGLRSTYLGFAK; from the coding sequence ATGGCTCGAAACACGACAGCGCGCCGCTGGGCACTCGCCCTGCCGGCCACGGTCGTCGCGGCAGTCGCCGGCGGCATCGCGCTCGCTCCGGCCGCCGCCCTGCCAGTGGCGGCCTCCGCCGCGACCGACGCCGTGATCGCCCCGGCCCCGAACGCCCCGGCCGCGAACGCCGCCGCTCCGACCGCGGCCGGCGACACGGCCGCCGCGAACGCCCCCGCCGCCGTTCAGACGGCCGCTGCCGTTCAGACGGCCGCCGCCGTCGCGGCCGGCACCACGGTCAAGGGCGCGGCGACGCCGGCCAAGGTCTCGGTGCGCACGGTCGCGCTCGGCAGCACCTCCCGCCCCGCCGGTTCCACCTCGGTGAGCACCGCCCAGCCGGCCGGTGTCCCGCTCGCCTTCGCCGCGGCCGCCGCCGCCGAGCCGGGCAGCACCCCGCGCGTCCTGCGCACGATCGCCTCCGGCACCCCGTTCTCGGCCGTCGGCGTCACCTGGCAGCGTGACCCGTCGCTGGGCCGGGTGAGCGTCGCCGTCCGCACCCGCACCGAGGCGTCCGCGCCCTGGTCGGCCTGGACCACCGCCGCCAACGGCGAGAACGACGACCGCAACGGCACCAACGCGATCCCGCTCGACGTCCGGGAGGGCCCCGGCCTGATCTGGACCGGCGACGCGGTGAGCGCCGAGGTCGTCGTCACCACGGTCGCCGGCCGCCAGCCCGTGGACGTCAAGGTCGACCTGATCGACCCGGGCGCGGACGTGCCCGCCGCCGGCGTGCCCGCCGACGTCGTCACCGACGGCGACGAGGTCGCCCAGTCCGACCCGCTCGTGCCCGCCGCCACCGCCCAGCCCACGCCCACCAGCTACGGCAACGGCGTCGTGAAGATCTACAGCCGGGCCGCCTGGGGCGCGAACGCCACCTACATGAAGTGGACGCCGGCCTACGCGCCGAAGGTCAACGCGATCGTCGTGCACCACACCGCGACCGCGAACAACTACACGGTCGAGCAGGTCCCGGCGATCATCCGCTCGATCTACTACTACATGGCCGTCACCGAGAAGTACGGCGACGTCGGCTACAACGTGCTCATCGACCGCTTCGGTCGGGTCTGGGAGGGACGCTACGGCGGTCTCACCCGCGCGGTCGTCGGCGCGCACGCCGGTGGCTTCAACTCCGGCACCAGCGGCATCGGCATCATCGGCGACCACACCAAGGTCGCGGTGAGCGCCGCCGCCAAGGAGGCCGTCGCCCGCTACTCGGCGTTCAAGCTCGGCACCGCGAAGGTCAGCCCGATCGGCACCACGAAGCTCACCGGTGGCCCGTCGACCAAGTTCAAGACCAAGACCACGCTCAACCTGCCGACGATCTACCCGCACCAGAGCACCAGCGCGACCACCTGCCCCGGCAAGTACGGCCTGGACGTCATGAGCTGGGTCCGTACCCGCTCGAAGGCCCTGGTCGCCGCGTACAAGCTCGGCTCGGCCACGCCGGCGCCGGTCGTCAACAAGCCCACCACCAATCCCACCACCAAGCCCACCACCAAGCCCACGCCCGCCAAGCCCACGCCCGCCAAGCCGACGACGCCCGCCAAGCCGACCACCCCGGCCACGCCCGCCAAGCCGGTCAGCCCGACCGCGAACCCCACCCCGGCCGCCACCACCGCGACCACGAACGGCGCGACCGTGTCCGAAGCCGGCGTCACCGTCTACGGCGCCGGCTTCGGCCACGGCCGTGGCCTGAGCCAGTACGGCGCCAAGGGCGCGGCCAACCAGGGCCTCGACGCCGCCAAGATCGTCGACTTCTACTACCCGGGCACGGTCGTGGCCACGAAGGGCAACCCGGCGCTGCGTGTCCGGCTGTCCGCGATCGACGCGGGCAGCTTCACGTTCGCCCCGGTCGCCGGCCTCGTCGCCACCGGTGCGGACAAGCGGAGCGTCGCGCTGGCCACCCAGGCCTGGAACGTCGCCCGCAGCGGCACCGGCTACGTCGTCAGCGCCGGGAGCGCGTCCTTCACGCTCGTCGCCCCGGTGACGTTCAGCGGGCCGAAGACCCTCAAGCTCACCTACGGCAAGGCCAAGGGCGACTGCCGCGGCGGCACGACGCTGACCTTCGACGGCACGCTCACCGCCCTGGTCTCCGACAACGCGTCCCGCTTCGTCGCGACGATGCCGATGGACACCTACCTCCGTGGCGTGGTGGCGTCCGAGATGCCCTCCAGCTGGCCCGCCGCCGCCCTCCAGGCCCAGACCCTGGCCGCGCGCACCTACGCGACCGCGAAGATCACCGCGAGCCGCTACTACGACGTGATCGACACTCAGGCCAACCAGTGCTGGGACGGTGCTCTCTCGGAGACCGCGGCCACCAACGCCGCGATCGCCGCGACCGCAGGCAAGGTGCTCACGGTCGGCGGCAAGGTCATCAGCGCCGAGTTCTCGTCCGACAGCGGCGGCTACACCGCTTCCGGCGGCGTCAGCTACCTGCCGGCGAAGGCCGACCCGTACACGCTGGCCGCCGGTTCGTCCGCGACCAACTGGACGAAGGTCGTCACCCCGGCCCAGCTGGCCACCGCGGCCGGTCTGACCAAGGTCACCGCGGTCGCGGTCACCAAGCGCACCGGCCTCGGCCTCTGGGGCGGTCGGGCCGAGACCGTGACGCTCACCGGCACGCTGTCCACCGGTAAGGCCACGACCGTGTCGCTCACCGGCGACGCGTTCCGGATCAAGCTCGGCCTGCGGAGTACCTATCTCGGCTTCGCCAAGTAA
- a CDS encoding TIGR03089 family protein, which translates to MESPDAALRSALAADPGRPLITQYDDRTGERVELSVATVDNWVSKTANLLQETGVEPGATAAVLLPAHWQTAVVLLGCWRAGVAVGYSPVPGAALSADVEPRVVFTAADRAAEAVALGADFGVEEIWALSLAPMAMPLREVPPGVVDYATEVRVQGDRFTPYAPVGSTGPGLHDARTRAAELGLGSGGRLLVETDEKVQPSVVDWLLAPLVVGGGVVLLRHPDPARVDHVAGTERVTARLA; encoded by the coding sequence ATGGAGTCACCGGACGCGGCGCTGCGGAGCGCGCTGGCAGCCGACCCCGGGCGTCCGCTGATCACGCAGTACGACGACCGCACCGGCGAGCGCGTGGAGCTCTCCGTCGCCACCGTCGACAACTGGGTGTCCAAGACCGCGAACCTGCTGCAGGAGACCGGCGTCGAGCCCGGGGCGACGGCCGCGGTGCTGCTGCCGGCGCACTGGCAGACCGCCGTGGTCCTGCTCGGGTGCTGGCGGGCCGGGGTCGCGGTCGGGTACTCCCCCGTACCGGGGGCGGCCCTCTCGGCCGACGTCGAGCCGCGGGTGGTTTTCACGGCGGCGGACCGGGCCGCGGAAGCGGTGGCGCTGGGAGCCGATTTCGGCGTCGAAGAGATCTGGGCGCTCTCGCTGGCACCGATGGCCATGCCGCTGCGCGAGGTGCCGCCCGGCGTGGTCGACTACGCCACCGAGGTGCGCGTCCAGGGCGACCGCTTCACGCCGTACGCCCCTGTGGGCTCCACGGGTCCCGGTCTGCACGACGCCCGGACCCGCGCCGCCGAACTAGGGCTGGGGTCCGGCGGGCGGTTGCTCGTCGAGACCGACGAGAAGGTGCAGCCGTCGGTGGTCGACTGGCTGCTGGCACCGCTCGTGGTGGGCGGCGGGGTGGTGTTGCTGCGTCACCCGGACCCGGCCCGGGTGGACCACGTGGCCGGGACGGAGCGGGTCACCGCGCGGCTCGCGTGA